The genomic region TGTCCCCGCCAGTCCTTTCGTATTATGATGCTCAGCTACCCAGAAGCGTGTATAGCCGAGGTTTTCTGTATGTCTGGCTAACTCAACCGATTTCCTGAATGATGTAGCAGCTGTATCGCCTTTAGATATTGGGGACTGGTCAAGTACGCTTAGTTTCAAACTTGATTCTCCTCTCAATGTTCATGGTCCGTTGTATATTTTTTCATCGAATATTTATTTCAGATGGTCCGGGTTATCCTGTTTGGTTCCGATTTCTGAAAATAGGTTTTGGGTATTTTCTGAAGGCTGTTGATCATACATATTCATTAGTTTCTTAAAATCTCTGACCGTTAACGGTTTTGCTTCATCAGCTAGTTCATACCCAATTTGACCATTCGGTTCAAGAGTAGCAGTTTTCACATCAGATATGCTTGATATCCCCTGCTGTCTGAGCCGCATTTCCAGCTGATCCACCGTGAAACGTAACGAGCGTAAGGTTTTTACATCAATCTGCCCATTCTTAATAATGACCTTCGACTTACCTGTAATCCATTTCTCTAAAATATTAAATTTCAACTGTATGAACTCCATAATAATCAGTACTAAGATAAAGATTCCCGAAGCTAAAATCGTACGGATCACACTTTTCTCGATAATCGGCTGAATAATAATGGATCCAATGGAAATCATGACAACCGTCTGTGCTAACGTCATTTGAGATATTGATTTTCTTCCGGCCATCCTCAATAATAATACACCTGATAACACCAGAATAGCAGATTTTACAATAGCTGAAACCAATTTGGATCCTCCTTATATTCTTCTCTACTTCTTAGCATGTCTTTTTTAAAAGCATTCATTCCAGTTGCTGATAGAGAGTTAGGAATATGCGGAACGAAAATAGCCTGGATCCTTGTAATCCAGGCCGAATGCTACAGTTATCGTATGTAGGACACTTAAACATCATAAACTTATTCAAGACCTTTTCTTCTGAACCCTGCTCTTGAGCGATATTGCTGTGGCGCACGATGAAGATACCCTAACGGTAGACTGTAAAAATGAACTAATTTTGTAAATGGAATGGCTGCAAACAGAAGCAAAGCGGTTATCACATGAATTTGAAAGATGGGCGGTACAGTCAACATTAGTTTATATTCAGGCTGGAAGGTAAACAGACTTCTGAACCAGGGCCCTATCGTTGTCCGATACTCATATTCGATAACTGTAGTGTTGTAGATAAGAGTCATATAAACACCAAGACCAGCTACAATGATGAGAGAAATAACAGAGAAATAATCGGCAAAAGTAGCGTGAACTCTAACTGGATCAATGACAATTTTCCTGATTAGTAAAATCACTGCACCGACGACGACCATTAATCCTGCCAATCCACCTCCCCAAATAGCTAAAAAGTGATACATATGATCAGAGATCCCGAGAGCGTGATAAAATTCTATCGGAATCAAAATCCCCATAACATGTCCAATAAAGGCAAATAATAGCCCGTAATGAAACAGCGGGGATCCAAGTCGCAACCACCTCTTTTCAAAAATTTCCGTAGACGGTGCAACCCAGCTAAGCTGTCGAAATGCAAAACGATAAAGACTTCCAAAAATCATAATAGCTAAGGTAATATAGGGCACAATCACCCACCAGAAAACACCTTCATCCATACGATTTCCTCCTTGTAAGTCATGATGGAAAACTTGTGTGACAATTTCCGGTCGCCTCCGCTTTTCTATTGTCTAGCTGCGGCTCCCAGGTCACGGCGGATATAAGCCAAAGCCTTTCCGTGGCCAAACCCATGCCACTCCATGTCTTCGTCTTATTCCGCATGACCTAACCAGTCGCCTCCGCTTTTCTACCTACTGATACATGATTGGGTAGGGGAGTTCTTCGAGGTCGGTTTTTTCCTGTTGCTGTTCCATTTTTTCCAGGTCTTCTTTTGTCGGTGGTTCAAATACATATTGCATGAGCAGGGAGATGATTGGATAATATGGGTTTTCTTTTGGCAATTCATTTAATAGGCTTTGCGTAACTACAGACAATCGTTTAATTAAGCGATTTTTATTTTCCCCCTCCTCCATAATGGCTAAAAATTCATATAGCATGGGAATAAAATCGGCTAATTCTCCGTCTGTCCTTTCATATCCTGCCTCGTTGATGATTTTCTGCAGACGTATGAGGGCAGCCCCGCGTTTAGGGCTGTCCCCGAATTCATGGGCAGATAGGTATAATCCCAGCTTGGATCTTAAGTCAAAGGTTTCCACATAAAGCTCCTGCAAGTCTGTCATATCCATTTGGTACAGGGATTCAACAGCCTTTCTTGCGGCCTTTTTTTCACCGGCTGTGTCCTGTATTTCTTTCACCATTTCCATTACTTCCTGTTTATCTTCTTCCGTTGGATAGCTTAAAATACGGGAAGCTATGACTAATAGTTCAGACTTGAATGTATTCACACTATCAACCCCTTTCAAACGGATAAGTAACCATTCCTTCAGGAGGAGCAAGGTCCTCGAGACTGCACGCTCCCTGTCTATAGTGCAGATCATCATTCATTTCTCTTCGGCCGGTAGGAATGACATAACGTTCATCATACTTCGCCACGCCTAATAAACGGGCCATTTCTTCAATCGTTTCTATATCCATATCCGCTTCCTCAAGTAATTTACTTTCATTCAATTCGTCAACTCCGCCTACGTTAACCCGTCTCATGTGAACACGCATAGCTGTTAACTTTAACAAAACTTTACGAACCACTTTGGTGTCACCAGCCGAGAGCAGGTTAGCTAAGTATTCTACCGGAATACGCATCTGGTCTACAGTCGGAATATATCCATCTGTATCCAGCTCATCTTCATTCGTTACATGATTCATTATTGGACTGAGTGGCGGAACATACCAAACCATTGGCAATGTCCGATATTCCGGGTGTAAAGGCAGGGCTATTTTCCATTTGAGCACCATTTTATAAATAGGTGAATCCTGTGCAGCCTTTACCCATTCATTATTAATTCCATTCTTATAAGCCTCTTCCTGAACTTGTTCGTCAAATGGATCCAAAAAGACTGATAACTGAGATTCATACAAATCTTTAGGATCTTCTACAGATGCGGCTTCTTTCACCCGATCTGCATCGTACAACACAACCCCTATATAACGAAGTCGTCCTACACAAGTCTCTGAACAGATGGTTGGGAGGCCTGCTTCTGTTCTTGGATAGCAGAAGTTGCACTTTTCGGCCTTATGGGTATTCCAATTATAATAAACTTTATTGTAAGGGCAGCCGTTCATACAGAAGCGCCACCCTCTGCATTCCTCCTGATCAACCAGCACAATACCATCTTCATCTCTCTTATAAAGAGCTCCGGATGGACAGGAAGCTACACAGGACGGATTTAAGCAGTGTTCGCAAATCCGTGGTAAATACATCATGAAGGTCTTTTCATATTCCATAGCGATATGCTCCTGCATCTGCTGGTTGCTTGGGTCACGTGGAACAACCTCACTTCCGCCAGCCAGGTCGTCATCCCAGTTAGGTCCCCATTCTGGTTTATCAATGTATTCACCTGTTATCATAGACTTTGGTCTTGCTACAGGCAGATGTTCTTTTTTAGGAGCATGGATTAAATGATCAAAATCGTAAGTCCATGGCTCATAGTAATCATCTATAGACTCCAAATTTGGATTGTAGAAAATATTTAGTAGTTTCGTTACAGGACCACCGGCACGTAAACGGAGCTTTCCATTTTTGTATTCCCAGCCCCCTTTATAGCGATCCTGGTTTTCCCATTCCTGCGGGTAGCCGACGCCCGGTCTCGTTTCCACATTATTAAACCAGACATATTCCATTCCGGGTCTGTTTGTCCAAGTCGTTTTACAGGTTACTGAACATGTATGACAGCCGATACATTTATCCAGATGCATGACCATCATTACTTGTGCTTTAACGTTCAAGCCAATTTACCTCCTTCAATGGTCTGATTACGGCCAATGTATCCCGTTGACTTCCCGTAGGACCATAATAATTAAATCCATAACTTAATTGTGAATATCCGCCAATCATATGGGTTGGTTTCGCTTTGATCCGTGTCACACTGTTATGCGTACCCCCGCGTTTATTGCTGACCTTGGATCCAGGAACACCCATGGTTCGGTCCTGGGCATGATACATATAGGCCATTCCCTGTGGCATTCGATAAGTTAAAACAACTCGTGCGGAAATAGCCCCGTTACGGTTATATACTTCAATCCAGTCATTATCCTTCAAACCAATCGAAGACCCGTCCTTTTCATTCATCCAAACCACTTGCCAGCCTCTGAACAGCTGGGTCATCCAGGCTGTTTCGGTAAACATTGTATGAATTCCCCATTTCTGGTGGGGAGTAAGGTAACGCAGGGTAATGGATTTCCCGTTTTCTTCAGCTTCCTGTTCCCCTTTTATATACGGACCATAAGCTAAAGGGGGTAAGTATGTGGGTAAAGCTTCTCCGTAATCTAAAATCATCTCGTGGTCCAGATAGAAGCTTTGCCGACCTGTCAAAGTTCTCCACGGAATGTTATATTCTGTATTCACGGTAAATGGAGAATATCTGCGATGGTCCTTCTCCAAACCGCTCCAAACCGGTGTTGAAATCGTATGGCGGGGCTGGGCTGTCAGATCCATTAACGTGTAGGCATCTTCTTCACGGCCTTTAGCAATGTCAGACAGTTTCTGGCCTGTTTTCTTTTCAAGCGAAGTCCAGCCCTCCACGGCCCTTTTTCCATTCGTTGCCCCTGACATAAGCAAAATGGTTTCAATCGCTTTTTTATCCGTATATAAATCAGGATGTCCTTTCCCAATTCCTTCCCGTTTAGAGAGCCCTAACCGTTCCTTTAATTCTTCATAAACCTTATCTCCCGGAAGACTGACTCCCTTATTTCCGTAGCCTTTTTTCAGGGTATCCCCAATCGTTGTCATCTTTTGATAAACATTAGGATAATCCCGTTTGACCACTTGAAATTTTGGCATCGTCTTACCAGGAATCGCTTCGACTTCACCTTTTCTCCAATCGAGAATTTCCCCATTCGGCTGGGCAATTTCATCCTCTGAATCATGACCTAACGGGGACATCATCAGTTCTTCTGTTTCAGGTAAGTGTTCTTCGGCTAACTCAGAAAATACCTTACTGATTTCACGGAAAATATCCCAATCACTTCTCGCATCCCATGGAGGAGAAATCGCTGCATTAAACGGATGGATAAATGGATGAAGATCCGTTGTACTAATGTCATACTTTTCATACCAGGTTGCAGTAGGAAGAACAATATCTGAAAACAGCCCTGAACTGGTCATACGAAAATCAATACTGACAAATAAATCTGTCTTCCCTTCTGCGGATTGTTCTTTCATATTCACATCCTCAGGCAGCCAGGAAACCTCAGAATCTGCCAGTACCTGATCATCTCCTCCAATTAGATGCTTTACAAAGTATTCATGACCTTTTCCACTGTCCCCTAATAAGTTTGAACGCCAATTAAAAAAGACTCTTGGGAAATTTCGCGGGTCATCTGGATTTTCAATGGCCCAATCGATTTCTTCCTTTTTTATTTTTTCAACGACATTGTTTACAATTTCTTCTTCCGTAGAAGCTCCACTTTGTCTTGCTTCTTTCACTAAATCAATCGAGTTTTGTGAGAATTGCGGGAATGAAGGGAGCCAGCCAAGTCTTGCAGCCAGTGCATTTACATCAGCCGGGTGCATATGTTTATATTTACTTCCCCATTCATCCTCTGTTGTTTCTGACTTTTCTTCATATCGATATTGATCCGTTGCAAAGTAAAAGAAAGAGGTCCCATTTTGAAAACGAGGCGGTACTCCCCAATCTCTGGCAAAAGCAACGGTCTGCCACCCTTCAATGGGCCTTACTTTTTCCTGACCTACATAATGGGCCCATCCTCCACCGTTTACTCCTTGTGAACCTGTTAAGAGGACGAGGTTCAAAATCGCCCGGTAAATTTGATCACTATGGAACCAGTGATTTGTTCCACCTCCCATAGCTATCATCGACTTTCCTTTTGTTCTGGCTGCAGTATCAGCAAACTCTTTGGCCACTTGAATCACATGCTGCTTATTGACGCCCGTGATGCTCTCCTGCCAGGCTGGTGTGAATGGTTTAGGATCGTCATAATCGACCGGATAATCACCGGGTAAACCACGATTTATACCTGTATGAGCCATCATTAAATCATATACAGTGGTCACACATAGCTCATCACCGTCTTTATTTTTAATGTATTTAACAGGGACTCCACGTTCCACGTTTTTGCCATTTTCCTGTGCAAACTGTGGAAACTCCACCTGAACAGTATCATCATACTTGGAAATAAAACTAAGCTCAGGATTCATTTCTGTACCATCACTTTTTTCTAATTGTAAATTCCAGTTGCTTTCACCATCCCAACGATGTCCCTGTGTCCCGTTTGGTACCTCTAATTGATCTGTATTCGCATCCCATACTACCGTTTTCCACTCTCCAAGCTTCTGATTTTGGTCAAAATCTGCAGCATGTAAAAAGCGACCGGAACGGTGTTTGCCATTTTTCTGGTTAAGTGTGACTAAAAATGGTAAGTCCGTGAACTTTTTTGTATATTCCTCAAAGTATGGAGTGGGCTGCTTTACATAAAATTCTTTTAACACCACATGGGTCATGGCCATCGCAAGGGCTCCATCTGTTCCAGCCCGTGCCGGCAGCCAGATATCCGCAAATTTTTCATAGTCTGCATAATCCGGACTGACTCCGACAACCTTCGTTCCGTTATATCTGGATTCCACCATAAAGTGGGCATCTGGTGTCCTGGTTTGGGGGAGATTGGTTCCCCAGATGATAAAATACTTGGTGTTGTACCAGTCAGCACTTTCAGGTACGTCCGTCTGCTCTCCCCATACCTGCGGAGAAGCTGGAGGCAGGTCTGCATACCAATCGTAAAAACTTAAAATGGTCCCTCCGATTAATGATAAAAATCGGGTTCCACCGGCATAACTCACCATGGACATGGCAGGTATCGGACTAAAGCCTGTCACACGATCGGGGCCGTATTTTTTTATTGTATGAATGGTTGCACTTCCAATCATTTCGCACACTTCACGCCAGCTTGCTCTTACAAATCCACCTTTCCCCCTGGCATTTACATATTTAGCTCGTTTTTCCGGATCCGAGGTAATATGACTCCAGGCTTCTACTGGATTGTGCCCCTCTTCCATTTCTGCTTTCCACATCTTATATAAGTCGCCCCGAACATAAGGATATTTCACACGAACCGGGCTGTATGTATACCAGGAATAGCTTGCACCTCTAGGACAGCCTCTGGGTTCATATTCAGGAAAATCCGCACCTGTAGTTGGATAATCCGTTTGCTGAGTTTCAGATGTGATAATTCCATCCTTCACATAAATTTTCCAGCTGCATGACCCCGTACAGTTTACTCCATGAGTGGATCGGACAATTTTATCGTGCTGCCATCTTTTTCGATACATCCCTTCCCAATCACGGGGTCTGGGACTGTGTTCAGTGAAATTATCATTGATTCGTACCCCGTGCTTCAGGTGTTTCAGTCGTTGCCATACCTTGTTATGTTTATTAACCATTCGCCTCATCCTTTTTATTTTCTTGCGCAATTGGATTAAATCGTTCACCTAATACTTTAAAACTGCCCTCACCTTCCTGTAATTCCTCGAGGAAAGTTTTAAAATCCGGGGCATTCCCGGCAACGAGGAACAGCCTTTCGATGTCATCCAGTTTATTCTTTTTATAGATATCCTGAATTACTTCAGGAGGAAGGTCGCCAAAACGCATCGTTACCAACGCAATCAGGTCTTCCCGATCCTGAACGAGATCAGCCTGTTCTTCAAATTCAAACATATTTAATCCTCTCCTTAAGGTTTTATCATTTTAAAATAATCCGCAATCATGATTTCCTTCATCTTTTCAGCGGATTCACGTATGAATTCTTTGATTTCATGACCAGTGTTTTCGATTTGTTTTGATGTGAAATTTTTTGAGAGCTGTTGAGAAAAGCTCTCTCCAAAATGAAGGATAATCTCCATTCCATCATCCTTTTCTATTGCCTTTGCCTGTACATCAAAAGAATGTATATGAAACTTTCCTAATTCTGAGATCAGCTCTTCATATAATGGTTTTGAAACGGTTCGAAGAGGCTGTACTTTGAGTTTATTTTCTGTTGACTTCATATCTTCACCACCTTTTTAATGTTCAGGTAATACCTTTTCTTCCTCGTCATTATGTAATTGGTCAATTAAAATCAATGCCTGAAATCGATCTAATACATTTTTGCCTACCCCGTCTTTATTAAGAAGGTCTTTAATTTCCCGGACGAGAATTCTTAACAAATCATGGTCTCTCGTTAATGCAATCACCGAATCCCTTAATTCTGAAGATTCTTCTGCCATTTCTTTGTATAACCCCTCTTCTTCTGAAGCGGCATGTTGTAACGTGCGTGTTTCCCAATGCTCTAAGGTTACAAATGCAATCTCTTCTGCCTTTTCCCAATCTCCTTTTTCTAATAGATATCCAAGAAGCTCCGTTAATTCCTGCGCCTCAATTATTGCAGCTTCATGAATGGCGGAATGACTGGCTAACTTTCTTAAGCCTGGCGCTGACATATATTCACTTCCTTTCATTTGCACTTACCATTAATTATTTGTCGAACCAATTATTTCTATTCATGGAAAAGAATAAAAAAGAGCTGGACCTGAAGTCCAACTCTTAAAAACACTTATTTTTATCCTATAAGATTCCTATATGTAAATTATGTACCAGATTTGCAATCACTTAAACCTTGATAACTCTCTATTTCTCTAACCTTAGGTAAACAAATCGTAAAAGTAGTTCCATCATCCGGTTTACTGTTCAGCTTAATTTTACCCTGATGATGTTCAATAATTCGATAGGATACCATTAAGCCAAGGCCTGTTCCTTCCTCTTTGGTTGTATAAAAAGACTTGCCGATCTTTTCCAGTTGATTCTCAGGAATTCCCGCACCATAATCCGTTACTTTTATATACCCATTTATGCAATCCTGACAAAGCTGAATTTCGACGTTATGGTTAGGAGCAGATGCCTCTATGGCATTCTTCACTAAATTAATTAATACCTGTTTTAGTTGAGCTTCATCACCATGTACAAACACATCCGGTAAATGCTCATTCTTTTTTAGATATATATGATTCTTATTCGCCTGTATTTCCATAAGGGAGAATACATCCTGTATAATATCCTTCAAATTATGCTGACCAAAGTGATTATTTGGCTTTGCGAACGAAAGCATGTTTACTGCCATTGTTTCCATTCGTTCCACTTCCGCCTTTAATATATTGATATAGTCTTTCGTGTTAATAGTGCCTGCCTCCATGAGCTGTAGAAAACCTTTAATAGAAGTCAGTGGATTTTTTATTTCATGAACTATACCGGCACTCAACTCTCCTGTCAGAGCCAGTTTTTCTGTTTGCATAGCCAGTTTTTCAGCTTCAATTTGTTTATCAATGGCCTTTAGATTCCCCAATATGTAAGAGTCCTGATCTTTCTCTATTCGGTAAAACACGGAATCAACCCATACATAGGAACCTATATTTTTCTTTACACGAAAGCGTACTTGTTTCTCCTCAGAATTATACGATAGAGTTTTAAATATATATTTAACCCGGTTGCGGTCCTGGGGATGAACATAGTCAAAGGCCGAACGTCCTATCAACAGATCTGATTTGTAGCCAAAGGCATGATTTACAGATGGTGTTACATATGTGATCGCACCATTATCATTATAGTAAGCAATGACATCGGAAATATATTTTGAGAGATTATGATATTTCTCCTCCAGTTCAACAAAATCATTTCTGAGTTTTATGGTATCTGCATAATCCATGCAAAGCTGAACATAGTTTTGGCGACTGTCGTATGGGTATATGTAAAGCTTTGTTGTAACAAGATTGTCCCCATTGGTTCGCAAGGTTATATTTTGGATTTCTGCGGATATCCTACCTGTTAATACCTCATCTATATATAATTGGAGGCGGTTATAGTCCTTTTCCGGAAATATATCCTGCAGGAAAACAGGCGAATTTTTCTCATATCCTAACAGTCGATAGCTTTGCTGGTTTGCATATACGATTGTATTGCTATCCGTAATCATAATTGGACCAGGTACATTGTCTAAAACCTTATTGAAGTTTAAAAGTGTTTCCTGCATGTTCATTATGAATACTCCTTTAACTAGATTTCTCCGATGATGTGACAAGTGCGTTTATATCTATTTTATAAGCTTCATACCCTCAATTCCCTCTATATAAACACTTTACACTTAAAAATGTATAATTTATTGAACTTCAGTTACATTTTAAGAATATGCATTATTTTATTTTTATCGTTCAACTTAATACAGAGTAAACCAATAAGGAGAATTCACAATGCTTGAACTTTTAAAAAAAGGAAACAAGTCTTCAGGTATTGCCGCACTTGGAAATGCAGGACTGGCAGTAGCTAAAGGAATTGCTGCTGCCATCAGTGGCAGTGGTGCGATGTTTGCAACAACGATTCACTCCATAGCAGATGCTACAAACCAGGGATTTGTTTTTTTCGGAAGTGCATTAGCAGAAAAAGAACCAACAGAAAAATTCCCTGCCGGTTTTGGGCGAGTCGTAAACTTGTTCGTGTTAGTAGCTGTAGTTGTAATTTCAATAATGGCTTACGAGACCATTATTAAAGGATGGCATTTCATTCAGAATCCAAGTGAAGCTACACATCTATGGTTAAATATTGGGATTTTAACCTTATCCATTATGGTTGATGGCTATATTTTATGGAAAGCAATGAAGGAAATTGCCGAGGAATCCCGTACAGAAGCGAGTGGATTTTCCGTTATTCCGGAAGCATTTCGTCATTTACAATATGCTTCTCCCCCTACACGCCTCGTTTTTTATGAGGATATTGTAGCGACATCAGGTGCATTCTTAGCCTTAATTAGTATTCTTCTTGCCCATTTTACAGGCTTTCTGCTTTTGGATGGTATCGGGACAATGCTTATAGGTATTCTTTTAATCGGAATTGCATTGAAAATCGGATATGATAATACGATTGGTTTAATTGGTGTTGCCGCACCTGCCAAAATTGAAAATCGGATTGCTGAACTTATTTTAGATGAACCCCAGGTCGTCGATATATCTGAAATGAAGGTTATACAGGTAGGAAGACAATATCATGTAGATAGTTATATCGAACTGACAGAAGGCTTGTCCCTCGAAAAAGCTGATGACATTAAAATTAAGGTTCAGAATAAAATCTTGAAGGATCCGGATATTGATGATGTTACTTTAGGAATTTTAGAGTCTGATGACAAAAAATCATGGGAAGAGAGAAAACCCTCAAATTAATTCAGAAGAGTTGGGACAAAAGTATTCAATTACCGATTATCCGTGGTCAGAGTCATGCCGCTCCGGACGAAACCGGGAGTGGCATGCATTTAACCACAGAATGTCTTATTTCCGACTTAAAGCAGGAGTCGCAGCCTGACAAACGGGCCCTTCATTACATATCTTCCAGCTCCATTTCCATAAAGCGTCGTGTATTTGGACCATAGATCCCGTCATTATCCAGTGCGCTGAACATGGACTGGAATCTTGCCACAGCATCCTCAGTTAATGAACCATAGATGCCATCTAT from Virgibacillus sp. MSP4-1 harbors:
- the narH gene encoding nitrate reductase subunit beta, which encodes MNVKAQVMMVMHLDKCIGCHTCSVTCKTTWTNRPGMEYVWFNNVETRPGVGYPQEWENQDRYKGGWEYKNGKLRLRAGGPVTKLLNIFYNPNLESIDDYYEPWTYDFDHLIHAPKKEHLPVARPKSMITGEYIDKPEWGPNWDDDLAGGSEVVPRDPSNQQMQEHIAMEYEKTFMMYLPRICEHCLNPSCVASCPSGALYKRDEDGIVLVDQEECRGWRFCMNGCPYNKVYYNWNTHKAEKCNFCYPRTEAGLPTICSETCVGRLRYIGVVLYDADRVKEAASVEDPKDLYESQLSVFLDPFDEQVQEEAYKNGINNEWVKAAQDSPIYKMVLKWKIALPLHPEYRTLPMVWYVPPLSPIMNHVTNEDELDTDGYIPTVDQMRIPVEYLANLLSAGDTKVVRKVLLKLTAMRVHMRRVNVGGVDELNESKLLEEADMDIETIEEMARLLGVAKYDERYVIPTGRREMNDDLHYRQGACSLEDLAPPEGMVTYPFERG
- a CDS encoding cation diffusion facilitator family transporter, with product MLELLKKGNKSSGIAALGNAGLAVAKGIAAAISGSGAMFATTIHSIADATNQGFVFFGSALAEKEPTEKFPAGFGRVVNLFVLVAVVVISIMAYETIIKGWHFIQNPSEATHLWLNIGILTLSIMVDGYILWKAMKEIAEESRTEASGFSVIPEAFRHLQYASPPTRLVFYEDIVATSGAFLALISILLAHFTGFLLLDGIGTMLIGILLIGIALKIGYDNTIGLIGVAAPAKIENRIAELILDEPQVVDISEMKVIQVGRQYHVDSYIELTEGLSLEKADDIKIKVQNKILKDPDIDDVTLGILESDDKKSWEERKPSN
- a CDS encoding nitrate reductase subunit alpha — translated: MVNKHNKVWQRLKHLKHGVRINDNFTEHSPRPRDWEGMYRKRWQHDKIVRSTHGVNCTGSCSWKIYVKDGIITSETQQTDYPTTGADFPEYEPRGCPRGASYSWYTYSPVRVKYPYVRGDLYKMWKAEMEEGHNPVEAWSHITSDPEKRAKYVNARGKGGFVRASWREVCEMIGSATIHTIKKYGPDRVTGFSPIPAMSMVSYAGGTRFLSLIGGTILSFYDWYADLPPASPQVWGEQTDVPESADWYNTKYFIIWGTNLPQTRTPDAHFMVESRYNGTKVVGVSPDYADYEKFADIWLPARAGTDGALAMAMTHVVLKEFYVKQPTPYFEEYTKKFTDLPFLVTLNQKNGKHRSGRFLHAADFDQNQKLGEWKTVVWDANTDQLEVPNGTQGHRWDGESNWNLQLEKSDGTEMNPELSFISKYDDTVQVEFPQFAQENGKNVERGVPVKYIKNKDGDELCVTTVYDLMMAHTGINRGLPGDYPVDYDDPKPFTPAWQESITGVNKQHVIQVAKEFADTAARTKGKSMIAMGGGTNHWFHSDQIYRAILNLVLLTGSQGVNGGGWAHYVGQEKVRPIEGWQTVAFARDWGVPPRFQNGTSFFYFATDQYRYEEKSETTEDEWGSKYKHMHPADVNALAARLGWLPSFPQFSQNSIDLVKEARQSGASTEEEIVNNVVEKIKKEEIDWAIENPDDPRNFPRVFFNWRSNLLGDSGKGHEYFVKHLIGGDDQVLADSEVSWLPEDVNMKEQSAEGKTDLFVSIDFRMTSSGLFSDIVLPTATWYEKYDISTTDLHPFIHPFNAAISPPWDARSDWDIFREISKVFSELAEEHLPETEELMMSPLGHDSEDEIAQPNGEILDWRKGEVEAIPGKTMPKFQVVKRDYPNVYQKMTTIGDTLKKGYGNKGVSLPGDKVYEELKERLGLSKREGIGKGHPDLYTDKKAIETILLMSGATNGKRAVEGWTSLEKKTGQKLSDIAKGREEDAYTLMDLTAQPRHTISTPVWSGLEKDHRRYSPFTVNTEYNIPWRTLTGRQSFYLDHEMILDYGEALPTYLPPLAYGPYIKGEQEAEENGKSITLRYLTPHQKWGIHTMFTETAWMTQLFRGWQVVWMNEKDGSSIGLKDNDWIEVYNRNGAISARVVLTYRMPQGMAYMYHAQDRTMGVPGSKVSNKRGGTHNSVTRIKAKPTHMIGGYSQLSYGFNYYGPTGSQRDTLAVIRPLKEVNWLER
- the narI gene encoding respiratory nitrate reductase subunit gamma; the protein is MDEGVFWWVIVPYITLAIMIFGSLYRFAFRQLSWVAPSTEIFEKRWLRLGSPLFHYGLLFAFIGHVMGILIPIEFYHALGISDHMYHFLAIWGGGLAGLMVVVGAVILLIRKIVIDPVRVHATFADYFSVISLIIVAGLGVYMTLIYNTTVIEYEYRTTIGPWFRSLFTFQPEYKLMLTVPPIFQIHVITALLLFAAIPFTKLVHFYSLPLGYLHRAPQQYRSRAGFRRKGLE
- the narJ gene encoding nitrate reductase molybdenum cofactor assembly chaperone, with product MNTFKSELLVIASRILSYPTEEDKQEVMEMVKEIQDTAGEKKAARKAVESLYQMDMTDLQELYVETFDLRSKLGLYLSAHEFGDSPKRGAALIRLQKIINEAGYERTDGELADFIPMLYEFLAIMEEGENKNRLIKRLSVVTQSLLNELPKENPYYPIISLLMQYVFEPPTKEDLEKMEQQQEKTDLEELPYPIMYQ
- a CDS encoding DUF421 domain-containing protein; protein product: MAGRKSISQMTLAQTVVMISIGSIIIQPIIEKSVIRTILASGIFILVLIIMEFIQLKFNILEKWITGKSKVIIKNGQIDVKTLRSLRFTVDQLEMRLRQQGISSISDVKTATLEPNGQIGYELADEAKPLTVRDFKKLMNMYDQQPSENTQNLFSEIGTKQDNPDHLK
- a CDS encoding ATP-binding protein encodes the protein MNMQETLLNFNKVLDNVPGPIMITDSNTIVYANQQSYRLLGYEKNSPVFLQDIFPEKDYNRLQLYIDEVLTGRISAEIQNITLRTNGDNLVTTKLYIYPYDSRQNYVQLCMDYADTIKLRNDFVELEEKYHNLSKYISDVIAYYNDNGAITYVTPSVNHAFGYKSDLLIGRSAFDYVHPQDRNRVKYIFKTLSYNSEEKQVRFRVKKNIGSYVWVDSVFYRIEKDQDSYILGNLKAIDKQIEAEKLAMQTEKLALTGELSAGIVHEIKNPLTSIKGFLQLMEAGTINTKDYINILKAEVERMETMAVNMLSFAKPNNHFGQHNLKDIIQDVFSLMEIQANKNHIYLKKNEHLPDVFVHGDEAQLKQVLINLVKNAIEASAPNHNVEIQLCQDCINGYIKVTDYGAGIPENQLEKIGKSFYTTKEEGTGLGLMVSYRIIEHHQGKIKLNSKPDDGTTFTICLPKVREIESYQGLSDCKSGT